In Novipirellula caenicola, one genomic interval encodes:
- a CDS encoding DUF1559 domain-containing protein, translated as MRHSRRAKTAFTLVELLVVIAIIGVLVGLLLPAVQAAREAARRMSCSNNFKQLGLALHNYHSAYNNLPMQKGGTRGPGLTNKGRQSAFPGLTPFMEQQAVWDQISNPWTDPATGITYPAMGPPHWIDQYQPFNTQIPTLLCPSDPSSVGITPQGKTNYGFSMGDSFWNINNYKNNGSNRGQHRGVFISKRHTRFRDILDGLSNTIAMGEMVKSQGTREVIADVAYRAHGNTAARNNPKTNGWDRFVDPERPLFYDASTNLTYDADSGRTRGNNWVAGDAIFTGVTTVFPPNAPSYQRGANPSGNGGIFTMASRHAGGCHVLVADGAVKFVTASIDTGNLNSRPVGVAGGPAAGTKSPYGLWGALGSRAAKETIDEEF; from the coding sequence ATGAGACATTCAAGACGCGCCAAAACGGCATTTACGTTAGTGGAATTGCTCGTTGTGATCGCCATCATTGGAGTCCTCGTGGGCTTGCTTTTGCCTGCGGTCCAAGCGGCACGCGAAGCCGCGCGGCGGATGAGCTGTAGCAACAATTTCAAACAGCTGGGCTTGGCACTTCACAATTACCATTCCGCCTACAACAACCTGCCGATGCAAAAAGGCGGTACGCGAGGGCCGGGGTTGACCAACAAGGGGCGTCAGAGTGCGTTTCCGGGTTTGACGCCGTTTATGGAACAGCAAGCGGTGTGGGATCAAATCTCGAATCCGTGGACCGATCCAGCGACCGGGATCACTTATCCAGCGATGGGCCCGCCGCACTGGATCGATCAATACCAGCCGTTCAATACCCAAATTCCCACGCTGTTGTGTCCCAGCGATCCAAGTTCGGTTGGGATCACACCGCAAGGGAAAACTAACTACGGGTTTTCGATGGGCGACAGTTTTTGGAACATCAACAATTACAAGAACAATGGATCCAATCGAGGACAGCATCGTGGCGTTTTTATCAGCAAACGACACACTCGATTTCGTGACATCCTCGATGGTCTAAGCAATACGATTGCGATGGGAGAGATGGTCAAGTCGCAAGGGACGCGTGAAGTGATAGCGGATGTTGCCTATCGTGCTCATGGCAATACCGCGGCTCGCAATAATCCGAAAACCAACGGATGGGACCGTTTTGTGGATCCTGAGCGACCGCTGTTCTACGATGCCTCAACCAACTTGACCTACGATGCGGATTCGGGACGAACCCGAGGCAACAATTGGGTTGCCGGAGACGCGATCTTCACTGGCGTGACGACCGTCTTTCCACCTAACGCACCGAGCTATCAACGCGGCGCAAACCCCAGCGGCAACGGGGGAATCTTTACGATGGCAAGCCGGCACGCCGGAGGATGCCATGTGTTGGTCGCCGATGGAGCGGTGAAGTTTGTTACCGCCAGCATCGACACGGGGAATTTGAACTCGCGTCCCGTGGGAGTGGCCGGCGGTCCTGCCGCAGGAACGAAAAGCCCTTATGGATTATGGGGTGCGCTCGGCAGCCGAGCTGCGAAGGAAACGATTGACGAAGAGTTTTAA